A single region of the Synechococcus sp. HK05 genome encodes:
- a CDS encoding metal ABC transporter ATP-binding protein, translated as MSVRYVPAAAPRIEVEQLCVDYNGTVALYDADLTLPAGCICGLVGMNGAGKSTLFKALTGFVRPSHGRIRINGQPVLAAQRDQAVAYVPQSEGIDCNFPISVWDVVMMGRYGSMNVLRWPRQSDRVAVRDALQRVDLLDLAQRPIGALSGGQRKRAFLARAIAQRASVLLLDEPFNGVDVRTEQLMAQLFLQFRQEGRTILISTHDLGHIRDFCDLVVLINRTVLAYGETSAVFTPENLARAFGGMVPKS; from the coding sequence ATGAGCGTGCGCTACGTCCCAGCAGCTGCCCCCCGGATTGAGGTGGAGCAGTTGTGCGTGGATTACAACGGCACTGTGGCGCTCTACGACGCCGATCTCACCCTCCCCGCCGGCTGCATTTGCGGGTTGGTGGGCATGAATGGCGCCGGGAAATCCACTCTGTTCAAGGCGCTCACCGGATTCGTGCGCCCTTCCCATGGCCGCATCCGCATCAATGGCCAGCCCGTGCTGGCCGCTCAGCGCGATCAGGCGGTGGCCTACGTGCCCCAGAGCGAAGGGATCGACTGCAACTTCCCGATTTCGGTTTGGGATGTGGTGATGATGGGCCGCTACGGCTCGATGAACGTGCTGCGCTGGCCCCGGCAATCCGACCGGGTGGCCGTGCGCGATGCCCTGCAGCGGGTGGATCTGCTCGATCTGGCCCAGCGCCCGATCGGGGCGCTCTCGGGCGGTCAGCGCAAGCGGGCCTTTCTGGCCCGGGCCATTGCCCAGCGGGCCTCGGTGTTGCTGCTGGATGAACCGTTCAACGGCGTGGATGTGCGCACGGAGCAGTTGATGGCCCAGCTGTTTCTGCAGTTCCGCCAGGAGGGCCGCACGATCCTGATCTCCACCCATGATCTGGGCCACATCCGTGATTTCTGTGATCTGGTGGTGCTGATCAACCGCACCGTGCTGGCCTATGGCGAAACCAGTGCCGTGTTTACTCCGGAAAATCTGGCGCGCGCGTTCGGCGGGATGGTGCCCAAGTCATGA
- a CDS encoding metal ABC transporter permease, with amino-acid sequence MTWLLEPLSHAFMVKALLVSALVGGVCGLLSCYMTLKGWALMGDAVSHAVMPGVVVAYALGLPFSLGAFVFGVGSVAAIGFVKQKSRIKEDTVIGLVFTGFFALGLVLVSKVRSNIDLTHILFGNVLGISGSDIQQTLLISALVITLLLVFRRDLLLFCFDPTHARSIGINTGLLHYMLLSVLSLTAVAGLQTVGVILVVAMLVTPGATAYLLTDRFDRMTLLAIASSVLSSLLGVYVSYWTDSSTAGCIVLAQTALFLLAFLFAPRYGILRGHQPQA; translated from the coding sequence ATGACTTGGCTGCTCGAACCCCTCAGCCACGCCTTCATGGTGAAGGCCCTGCTGGTGAGCGCCCTGGTGGGAGGGGTGTGTGGTCTGCTCTCCTGCTACATGACGCTCAAGGGCTGGGCTCTGATGGGCGATGCCGTGTCGCACGCGGTGATGCCGGGTGTGGTGGTGGCCTATGCCCTGGGGCTGCCGTTTTCGCTTGGAGCGTTCGTGTTCGGTGTGGGCTCAGTGGCGGCGATCGGTTTCGTGAAGCAGAAGTCGCGCATCAAGGAGGACACGGTGATCGGCCTGGTGTTCACCGGGTTCTTTGCTCTCGGCCTGGTGTTGGTGTCGAAGGTGCGCAGCAATATTGATCTCACCCACATCCTGTTTGGCAATGTGCTCGGCATCTCGGGTTCTGATATCCAGCAGACCCTGCTGATCTCCGCCCTGGTGATCACGCTGCTGCTGGTGTTTCGCCGTGACCTGCTGCTGTTCTGTTTCGACCCCACCCACGCCCGCTCGATCGGCATCAACACCGGCCTGCTGCACTACATGTTGCTGTCGGTGCTCTCGCTCACCGCTGTGGCCGGTCTGCAGACCGTGGGCGTGATCCTGGTGGTGGCGATGCTGGTCACCCCCGGTGCCACCGCCTATCTGCTCACAGATCGCTTCGATCGGATGACGCTGCTCGCCATCGCCAGCAGCGTGCTCTCCAGCCTGCTGGGCGTGTATGTGAGCTACTGGACTGACAGCTCAACCGCCGGCTGCATCGTGCTGGCGCAGACGGCCCTGTTCCTGCTTGCTTTCCTGTTCGCGCCCCGCTACGGCATTCTCCGGGGCCATCAGCCCCAGGCCTGA
- a CDS encoding lipase family protein — translation MSGLLPLTSLPPSLAAGAFPGVDATQPSAAEATSPSIYLPPFYKATDRLDPKGKPLGTVLASEPVSSQVPGSKAWRLAYVSSDPAGRRHVVTGFIVVPDGPAPAGGRKLLAWAHGTTGTARRCGPSQYQQPAQPLNQYLLPTGTTWSDVGLPAMEPLLKQGYVIVATDYQGLGGPGEHQYALPASNGMDVINALRAARDFKPAAAGPRAVVYGWSQGGGATIGAAGLVEYVKRADAVAPLDILGFVAMAPEDFGVEMAAVNTEAEASRELQTVNQQLGTNVFNFTHLAMMYWGAAAANPSLKLSDLFTEQAVPALNGMMQRKCMHELSATMNYWYADAYPSLLKSKPTNALAWLNTIKNLSPGLKPIAPVVIYWGNQDTVVPPEMHKLYFEAACKQGAVMSRIELPGNNTHFSTPASSQPYFLPWIADRFAGKPVANGCPPA, via the coding sequence GTGTCTGGCTTGCTGCCGCTCACCTCGCTGCCGCCAAGCCTGGCTGCCGGTGCGTTCCCTGGTGTGGACGCCACCCAGCCGAGTGCGGCTGAAGCCACCAGTCCTTCGATTTATCTGCCGCCCTTCTACAAAGCCACCGATCGCCTCGATCCGAAGGGCAAGCCTCTGGGCACCGTGCTCGCTTCTGAGCCCGTGAGCTCTCAGGTGCCGGGCTCCAAGGCCTGGCGGCTGGCGTATGTGTCGAGCGATCCGGCCGGGCGCCGCCATGTGGTGACCGGCTTCATCGTGGTGCCGGATGGTCCGGCGCCGGCGGGTGGCCGCAAGCTGCTGGCCTGGGCCCATGGCACCACCGGCACGGCCCGCCGCTGCGGCCCATCGCAGTATCAACAACCGGCTCAACCCCTCAATCAATACCTGCTGCCCACAGGCACCACCTGGAGTGATGTGGGCCTTCCCGCCATGGAGCCACTGCTGAAGCAGGGCTACGTGATTGTGGCCACCGATTACCAGGGCTTGGGCGGTCCTGGAGAGCATCAGTACGCCTTGCCGGCGAGCAATGGCATGGATGTGATCAATGCGCTGCGCGCCGCGCGCGACTTCAAGCCTGCGGCTGCTGGGCCACGCGCTGTGGTGTATGGCTGGAGTCAGGGCGGCGGGGCCACGATTGGTGCGGCTGGCTTGGTGGAGTATGTGAAGCGAGCCGATGCCGTGGCTCCGCTCGACATTCTCGGATTTGTGGCGATGGCACCAGAGGATTTCGGTGTTGAGATGGCGGCCGTAAACACGGAGGCTGAGGCGTCGCGGGAACTACAGACAGTGAATCAGCAGTTGGGAACCAATGTGTTTAATTTCACCCATCTGGCGATGATGTATTGGGGTGCAGCGGCGGCGAATCCTTCCCTCAAGCTGAGTGATCTGTTTACAGAGCAGGCTGTGCCTGCGCTCAACGGCATGATGCAGCGCAAGTGTATGCATGAGTTGAGTGCCACCATGAATTATTGGTATGCCGATGCGTATCCTTCTCTGTTGAAGTCGAAGCCCACCAATGCGTTGGCTTGGTTGAATACGATCAAGAATCTCTCCCCTGGGCTTAAGCCAATTGCCCCCGTGGTGATCTATTGGGGCAACCAAGACACGGTGGTGCCGCCGGAGATGCACAAGCTCTACTTCGAAGCGGCCTGCAAGCAGGGTGCCGTGATGAGCCGGATTGAGTTGCCGGGCAACAACACCCACTTCAGTACACCGGCCTCTTCGCAGCCCTACTTCCTGCCTTGGATCGCCGATCGCTTCGCGGGCAAGCCCGTGGCCAACGGTTGTCCGCCTGCATGA
- a CDS encoding DUF4336 domain-containing protein: MSTSSIAEQRWNWWPLLPLYPYGRRRTLVRELIPDQLWSFEQLQGVFYVAVPIRMTVARVPGGLMLYAPVPPTREVLQALRDLEQRHGPVRSIVLPTASGLEHKLPVPAMARAFPQAEVWVTPGQWSFPVQLPLAWLGFPARRIRVLGEDGTPHSDALEWISLGPIDLGLGRFQELACLHRPSGALLLTDALVAINTEPPEVFELDPAPLLFHARDRGDQPMEDTPELRLRGWQRLALFASYLRPAALEVPRLSTLLQQAFRPGCRNPRSYFGIYPFHWSSSSTEAFTELQPQPGGLRIAPVLERLVFPRTQGLIVAWLRQLARLEDLRWVVPAHYDAPVACSAERLQALADELEQRDWAPSEGNWAYLAGIDQLLLRLGVVPEQPEAG, from the coding sequence ATGTCCACCAGTTCCATCGCTGAACAACGCTGGAACTGGTGGCCGCTGCTGCCCCTCTACCCCTATGGCCGGCGCCGCACGCTGGTGCGCGAGCTGATTCCAGATCAGCTCTGGAGCTTTGAGCAGCTCCAGGGTGTGTTCTATGTGGCGGTGCCGATCCGGATGACGGTGGCGCGGGTGCCAGGTGGGCTGATGCTCTACGCCCCGGTGCCCCCCACCCGGGAGGTGCTGCAGGCGTTGCGGGATCTGGAGCAGCGCCATGGGCCGGTGCGCAGCATCGTTCTGCCCACCGCCTCTGGCCTCGAGCACAAGCTGCCGGTGCCGGCGATGGCGCGCGCCTTTCCGCAGGCTGAGGTGTGGGTCACGCCGGGCCAATGGAGTTTTCCCGTGCAGTTGCCCCTGGCTTGGCTGGGTTTTCCGGCCCGGCGGATACGGGTTCTGGGTGAGGACGGCACACCCCACAGCGATGCACTGGAGTGGATCTCCCTGGGCCCGATTGATCTGGGGCTGGGTCGTTTTCAGGAGTTGGCTTGTTTGCATCGGCCTAGCGGTGCCCTGCTGCTCACCGATGCCCTGGTGGCGATCAATACCGAGCCGCCTGAGGTGTTCGAGCTCGACCCCGCGCCCCTGTTGTTCCACGCCCGTGACCGGGGTGATCAGCCCATGGAGGACACGCCGGAACTGCGCTTGCGGGGCTGGCAGCGACTGGCGCTCTTCGCCTCTTACCTCAGGCCCGCTGCCTTGGAGGTGCCGCGGCTGAGCACGTTGCTGCAGCAGGCGTTCCGGCCCGGTTGCCGCAATCCGCGCAGCTATTTCGGGATCTATCCATTCCACTGGAGCTCCAGCTCAACAGAAGCCTTTACAGAGCTCCAGCCCCAGCCAGGCGGTCTGCGCATCGCGCCGGTTCTAGAGCGTTTGGTGTTCCCCCGCACCCAGGGCCTGATCGTGGCCTGGTTGCGCCAACTGGCCCGCCTGGAGGATCTGCGCTGGGTGGTGCCGGCCCACTACGACGCACCGGTGGCTTGCAGCGCAGAGCGCCTGCAGGCCTTGGCCGATGAACTAGAGCAGCGGGACTGGGCACCCAGTGAAGGCAACTGGGCTTACCTCGCCGGGATCGATCAGCTGTTGTTGCGGCTGGGTGTTGTGCCCGAGCAGCCGGAAGCAGGCTGA
- a CDS encoding DUF760 domain-containing protein — translation MFNPEFLTSDSEAISTNSLIQYLQEQSPDVLQRVARSASSDIQDIIRHNVQGLLGVLPGEHFDVKITANRDHLAGLLASAMMTGYFLRQMEQRMELEATLFPEADADPGELKL, via the coding sequence ATGTTTAACCCGGAGTTCCTGACGAGCGACAGCGAAGCAATCAGCACCAATTCGCTGATTCAGTACCTGCAGGAACAATCGCCGGATGTGCTGCAGCGCGTGGCTCGCTCCGCCAGCAGCGATATCCAAGACATCATTCGCCACAACGTGCAGGGCCTCCTCGGCGTGCTGCCAGGCGAACACTTCGACGTGAAGATCACGGCCAACCGTGACCACCTGGCCGGTTTGCTCGCCTCCGCGATGATGACCGGCTACTTCCTGCGTCAGATGGAACAGCGCATGGAACTGGAAGCCACCCTGTTCCCTGAGGCCGACGCTGATCCCGGGGAACTAAAGCTCTAG